One stretch of Archocentrus centrarchus isolate MPI-CPG fArcCen1 chromosome 5, fArcCen1, whole genome shotgun sequence DNA includes these proteins:
- the aggf1 gene encoding angiogenic factor with G patch and FHA domains 1, protein MENEDSHEEKEAEPEVAELRLRVESLKQELRECRAELAKLQKQLSHSERLQRSTESYNEDLRKQVDQLSAAIHERKKKEKDRVDNETQTEEYVWTETDYYNYYYGGYGLNPEGADTQETQNTETADCNEVAEISATNEAAAADVLVQPDIGSAVTAEGSDGGSIADMLRATAEEAMTQTGFVFDETSGMYYDHSTGFYYDSASQLYYDANSGIYYYYDAESGRYQFHSRIEVPAAQTSAEPYQETNNTDKKGRKFKKGVKKASQDDREMKGDDIKLEEETDRVERQTTKRKAESRKLKRRSRSPDAAPRRKDSAKCQEESGKYPSKKKKQKNGSHRDNKGDSRKKRKKSKSEKHKKKKNATRSDESEGNSEPEEGEITESEREEWESTPSYSPPSSSASRESPESEMDTQSQEVKDIWPPCVRVTVVRSPVLQVGTLFIITADSPATIGREKDMNHAIRIPEMGVSKFHTEVYFDQEQQSYMLVDQGSQNGTVINGNRILQPKTKSEPHALMHGDEVKMGETVLSFHIHSGNDTCDGCEPGQVMAHLSKHRREENTGPVLTKEDKESLRQKELKQMKAKYGLQSGDYEETKALKNPKYKDRAESRRQTVGSEGDFQRDDAPASVHEEISEVNKGRKMLEKMGWKKGEGLGKMGTGMKDPIELKIRKSQSGLGAAAAMSLDDVSLTKSKSQKNWEKARERFADSCQPDMLLPKTQKNSSPKTWVRSEETETTETSSETGGQS, encoded by the exons ATGGAGAACGAAGACAGCCACGAAGAAAAGGAAGCGGAGCCTGAAGTGGCCGAGCTCAGGCTCAGAGTTGAGTCTTTgaaacaggagctcagagagTGCAGAGCCGAGCTGGCCAAGTTACAGAAGCAGCTGAGCCACTCCGAAAGACTGCAGCGGAGCACAGAAAGCTATAACGAAGACCTGAGGAAACAG GTCGACCAGCTGAGTGCAGCGATTCATGAAcggaagaagaaagagaaagacagagttGACAATGAAACTCAAACAGAAGAATACGTATGGACAGAAACCG ATTATTACAATTACTACTACGGAGGTTACGGTCTGAACCCTGAGGGAGCAGACACTCAGGAAACCCagaacacagaaacagctgattgTAATGAGGTAGCAGAGATTTCAGCAACAAatgaagcagcagctgcagacgTGTTAGTTCAGCCAGACATCGGTTCAGCAGTCACAGCAGAG GGGAGTGATGGAGGCTCTATAGCAGATATGTTGAGGGCCACTGCTGAGGAGGCTATGACACAGACTGGGTTTGTGTTTGATGAGACTTCTGGGATGTATTATGACCACAGCACGGGGTTCTACTATGACTCG GCCAGTCAGTTGTACTACGATGCGAACTCTGGCATTTACTACTACTACGATGCAGAGAGTGGACGATACCAGTTTCATTCCAGGATTGAGGTTCCCGCTGCGCAGACTAGTGCAGAGCCGTACCAGGAAACCAATAACACTGATAAGAAAGGCAGAAAGTTCAAGAAAGGAGTCAAGAAAGCATCACAGGATGATAGG GAAATGAAAGGGGATGACATAAAGCTGGAAGAAGAGACCGACCGGGTCGAACGGCAAACAACTAAGAGGAAGGCAGAATCACGGAAACTGAAACGAAGGTCTCGCAGTCCAGACGCGGCTCCACGGAGAAAAGACTCAGCCAAATGTCAAGAAGAGAGCGGCAAATATccatcaaagaagaagaagcagaaaaacgGCTCGCACCGTGACAATAAGGGGGATTcgaggaagaaaaggaaaaagtcaaagtcagaaaagcataaaaagaaaaagaatgccACTCGGAGCGACGAATCTGAGGGGAACAGTGAACCAGAAGAGGGTGAGATCACAGAGTCAGAGAGGGAAGAATGGGAGTCTACCCCATCATACTCGCCACCCTCGAGCTCAGCCTCAAGGGAAAGTCCAGAATCAGAAATGGACACGCAGAGCCAAGAAG tcaAAGACATCTGGCCTCCCTGTGTAAGAGTGACTGTGGTCAGGTCTCCAGTGCTGCAGGTGGGCACTCTGTTCATCATCACAGCCGACTCTCCAGCGACCATTGGCAG agaGAAAGATATGAACCACGCAATCCGAATACCAGAAATGGGAGTCAGCAAG TTCCACACAGAGGTGTATTTTGACCAGGAGCAGCAGAGCTACATGCTGGTGGACCAGGGAAGCCAGAATGGAACAGTGATCAATGGCAACCGCATCTTACAG CCCAAAACCAAATCTGAGCCACATGCACTGATGCACGGAGATGAAGTGAAGATGGGAGAGACTGTGCTGTCTTTCCATATCCATTCAGGGAATGATACCTGTGATGGCTGCGAGCCTGGTCAGGTGATGGCTCACCTCAGCAAGCACAGGAGAGAAGAGAACACTG GTCCTGTCCTTACCAAAGAGGATAAAGAGTCACTGCGACAGAAAGAGCTGAAGCAGATGAAGGCTAAATATGGCCTGCAA AGCGGTGACTATGAGGAGACCAAAGCCCTGAAGAACCCTAAATATAAGGACCGAGCAGAATCTCGAAGGCAAACAGTGGGCAGTGAGGGTGATTTCCAACGAGATGATGCACCAGCTTCCGTTCATGA GGAGATCAGTGAAGTGAATAAAGGACGGAAGATGCTGGAAAAGATGGGTTGGAAGAAAGGAGAGGGACTGGGTAAAATGGGAACAGGGATGAAAGACCCG ATCGAACTAAAAATCAGGAAGTCCCAGTCGGGGTTGGGAGCAGCTGCAGCCATGTCGCTGGACGATGTGTCTTTGACCAAATCAAAGTCCCAAAAGAACTGGGAGAAGGCGCGTGAGAGGTTCGCTGATTCCTGCCAGCCTGACATGCTCTTGCCCAAAACCCAGAAGAACAGTTCACCCAAAACCTGGGTCAGATCAGAAGAGACAGAGACCACAGAGACCAGCTCTGAAACAGGCGGCCAAAGTTAG
- the LOC115780645 gene encoding neuronal vesicle trafficking-associated protein 1, with amino-acid sequence MVKLGNNFSEKTSGKVVSEDGFDTIPLITPLDASQLQFPPPDKVVVKTKADYDGESKKGKLRSPKIAEFSISIIEGVSERLKVTLLVICALAFLVCVVFLVVYKVYQYEQPCPDSFVYTQGRCMPAGLYGNYPPQGPGGRGRLFTLINHYNIAKQTITRSVSPWVTIMSEEKVTQQETETAQKLA; translated from the exons atggttaaactgggcAATAATTTTAGCGAGAAAACCAGCGGGAAGGTGGTTTCGGAAGACGGGTTCGACACCATCCCTCTTATAACACCATTAGATGccagtcagctgcagttccCCCCTCCAGACAAG GTGGTGGTGAAGACAAAGGCAGATTATGACGGTGAGAGCAAGAAGGGAAAGCTACGGTCTCCTAAAATCGCAGAGTTCTCAATAAGCATCATCGAAGGCGTTTCTGAGCGACTCAAA GTGACCTTGCTGGTGATCTGTGCTCTAGCTTTCCTGGTGTGCGTGGTGTTCCTCGTCGTCTACAAGGTCTACCAGTATGAACAGCCGTGTCCTGACAGCTTTGTTTACACG CAAGGTCGCTGCATGCCAGCTGGGCTGTATGGCAACTATCCCCCTCAGGGCCCTGGGGGCCGCGGACGTCTCTTTACACTCATTAACCACTACAACATAGCCAAGCAGACCATCACTCGGTCAGTATCACCATGGGTGACCATCATGTCTGAAGAGAAGGTCACCCAGCAGGAGACGGAGACTGCCCAGAAACTGGCTTAA